The following DNA comes from Flavisolibacter ginsenosidimutans.
CAATACCGACAGTACAACCATTGCCGGTCTTCAAAAGGATACGGCGGCCATGACAAAAATTCTTCGGCGCTGTAAATGATTTGTGCCAGTCGCCTCTTGCGTTTACAGTCGATGGTTTTAACCAAACCGTTTTTCTTTGCTGAATGATTTTGGCCAAAGCCTGTGCGTTTGGTTTTTCTTTTTTGTTTTTTTGTCTGACGATGAAGGCGCAATCAAAGAATTCGCCTGTAGGCGAATATTACCTGCGCGGCGTGATGGAAACTGCGTCGGGGTTTACGCTTGACAGCGACAGTTCCTTTCAATTCTTCTTTTCATACGGTGCGCTCGATCGCTATGGCAAAGGACACTGGCGGGTGCAAAACGATACGCTTGTGTTGGACAGTGAAGCGAAGCCTCTCTATGATTTTAAGTTGCTTGTTGCCAACAAAATCGCTGACGATAAAATTACCGTGCAGATAAAAGAAAGCGATGCTTCGTTGTTTCGCTATTTTCATTGCAGATTATTTGGAAACGGCAAAATGCAGGAAGGCATAACAAACGAAAAAGGCATTGTTGTTTTTCGTTCGCAAATGCTAGACAGCCTTGAACTTGCATTTGAATTTTGTCCCGAAAAGAAATCAGTCTTTGTAATAAAGAAAACCTTGCACAATCATTTTGTGTTTGCGCCCGAGCCTTGGTTGACGGAAGTTTTCTTTCAAAATTTTCGCTTGCACTTTACACCCGAAGGTTTGGAAGGCGGCCATCCTTTATCCAATAAAAGTTCTTTCCGTTACGAAAAGCAACAGTGAACAAAAACAATTCACACGCCTTCACGAACAATAAAATTTTTGGCACTATTTTGTTTTCTGCTTCTGTAGAAAAAAAGAATTCACTCATGGAAAACAGAAAAGAAACCGGTGCAGAAAAAAGAAGAAGAAAGATTGTTGCCCGTCCCGTATTGGTGCGTTCCGAAAAGCCAGGGCAAGTGGCCAGCGCCAGCTATAGCCGTGAACGCAGTGCCTCTCCATTCTGGAGAGCCGCGTAATTGAGATGTACAACAAAGAAATTATTTTTCATCACAACGATCCCGGTGTTTATTGCTGTACAAGCTGCGGCAACACCTTGTTTGAAGCCGCGAAAAAGTTTGACGCCTGCTGCGGGTTCCCTTCGTTTTGGTTGCACGTTGAAGGCGGTGTGAAACTTCGGCCTTTGCACACGTACGGCAGAAGCAGGACACAATTGCTGTGTGTCCGTTGCGGTACGCATCTCGGCCATCTTTTTCAAAACAAATACACACCAAACGGACTTCGTTACTGCGTAAGCAAAAACGCCATCGTACTTGAGCGATGAAGTAGAACGCAACAACGAGGATGCGGTCTGTTTCTTGCACCGCATCGTTACAGGAGACAAATTTTATGGCAAAGCCAAAAGGCTTGTACGTTCTGCTCGGAGCCTTGCTGACTGTTGTAGGTGCGGCCGCTTATGTGGCCTACCGTACCCGCAGCGTACCCACTCCGCGCCGCCGCTGGTGGCGCTTTCACCGGCCCGGTGCGCGGCGGCTCAGGGGCAATGCCTGTGAGCGAATGCAGGGTATTTACAGCATTGAAAAAGGAACGGAAATTTTTGGCGACACGGCCGTGGTAAAATGCAGTTACACAATTGAACACCGGCGAAAAAATTTTCACCTTTCGTTCTTCTGTCAAAAGAACGGGACCTATTTTGTTTGCGAAGCAAAAGTGCGCAGAGGCGCCGTTCTTTTGTACGGCTATTGGCGCAAAGCAAGCAGCAACGGCACGGGCCTGGTGCATTTGGTGATGAGCAAAACAGCCGGCGCAACGGCTTTGCTGCAAGGCGGTACAACGCAAACAATGCTGCTGCAAGGCCGCTTTGGCAACGACAACAAAAGGCCGCATCAACCGCTCCTGTTGCGTTACAAACACGCACTGCCGCCAAATGATTCTTTTGAAATTATTGGTCACCGCGGTGCGGCACGCAACGTGGATTTTTTGCCCGTGTCGGAGAACTCGCTGGCCATGATGAAAATGGCCGCAAGGCTTGGCGCTACCGGCGTGGAAATAGACGTGCGCATGACCAAAGACGGTGTGCCCGTAATTTTTCACGACAGCTTTTTGTCGGTGCATACGGTGAAGGACAAAATTTACGGCGGCCTGATTCACAATTACACGCTGCGCGAATTAAAAAGGATGCGGCTGCGCAAAGGTGGCGTAATGCCAACGCTCGATGAATGCCTTCACACCCTCTTGCATAAAACCCCGTTGCAAACCGTTTGGCTTGACATAAAAAAAGAATGCAACCTGGAGATCGTGCAACAATTGCAGGAACGTTACCTGCAAAGAGCCACAGCGTTGGGACGGAAGTTTTTTATTTACATCGGCATACCCGACAACGATGTGCTGAAATGTTTTGTGCAACTGAAAGGTTATGAAGAAATTCCGTCGCTGGTTGAAATGAATCCCGAGGTCGTGATGAACGTAAACGCCAATGTATGGGCGCCGCAGTACACTGGCGGCTTTCAACCGGAAAACGTGGCGGTCATGCACAGCGCGGGAAAGAAAGCCTTTGTCTGGTCGCTTGACAGTCAATTTTTGATTGACCTGTACATGTCGGAAGGAGGCTTTGACGGCCTTGTTACCAACGCACCGTCGGTGGCAGCCCATTGGTATTACGTCCTTGCAAGCCGCTTTGGTTTTAGCGGCAACGAAACAAAAGCAATTGCCGTACAAGGTTAATCATTCAACACGCTTGTTGTGGTAAAGTGCGGGCATAAGACAGAGCGGTTCTTTGCTGCGTAGCGGGACGAACGTACAGGAGTGCGACGCAACGAAAGCTCAATGGTAGTTCAACAGCTAAGTACATAAAAGAAAAGCTCAATCAGAAGAAATGATTGAGCTTTTTATTATCCCGTAATAGCGGGGCGCTGTGCGCACATTCCTCCTCCTGGGAGGGGTTTAAGGGGATTCCCCTGACCTATATCTTTGCGTAAACTCTTTTTTTATGAATTATGTTTTTGATTTGTCCCGGCCCGTTGTTGTTGGTTCCGATCACGCGGGTTTTGAATATAAATCCATGATTATTGAAATGCTGCAAAACAAAGGGCTGAGCGTAAAAGATGTAGGTGCTTACAGCAAAGATTCGGTTGACTACCCCGACTTTGCTCACCCCGTGGCGGCCGCTGTTGAAAACGGCGAGGCAGCCTTTGGCGTTTTAATTTGCGGCAGCGGCAACGGCGTGGCCATTACGGCCAACAAATACCCGAACGTTCGGGCCGGTCTTTGCTGGAACAACGAAGTAGCCGGCCTCATTCGCCAACACAACAACGCCAATGTGATTTGTTTGCCTGCCCGCTTTGTTTCGCCGCCAGCAGCCGAAGAGATGGTGAACATTTTTCTTTCCACCGAATTTGAAGGCGGCCGCCACGGGACAAGAGTGGCTAAGATTGCCTGCGCATGATTAATGTGAAACGTGAGAAGATAGAACTGAAACCGTAAAGTCTTCTACTTCATAGTTCACTTCTGTCTCACGTTTAACGTTTGACGTCTCACGTTTTCACTTTCACGTTTCGCTTGTTTTCCGTTTAACAATTTACTTTCCGCAGTATTTGCAGAGATGGGATATTTTCATTCCTTAAAAACTATACATTACATGAAGAGAGTTCTCACCGCATTGTTTACAAGCGGCGTGGTTTGTGTTTTCGCACAGAGTGGCCCCAAGCCCGATGCGTACGCAAAAACCATCAGTGCCGCAGACATGAAAAAGCATTTGTACACCTTGGCTTCGCCCGAAATGGAAGGCCGCGAAACCGGCACGGAAGGCCAGCGAAAGGCTGCGGCTTACATTGAAAACTATGTGAAATCGCTTGGCCTGCAACCGGGCAACGGCAGCAGCTATCAGATGCCGTATAATTTGTATCAAGACAGTTTGATAAGCGCTGCATTGGAAGTGAACGGGAAAGCCTTTGAGCTAAACAAAGATTTTGCGGCCAGCCCCGGCGGCCCCCAAAGTATCTACCGGCTTAGCGAAGTAACCTTGATTGGTACAGGCGCAACGGACTCGTTAAAGTCAGCGGATCTTGCCGGTAAAGCGGTGATGATTGTGGGCACCATCTCGCAAAATTTCTTTGCGCAACTGAACCGGAAATCACCCGCTGTGGTTTTGACCGTGAGTGCAAATTTTCCGCGAACGGGAACTGCGAACAACAGGGGCCGTCAAGGCATTCATGCATTCAAAGCTTCGGTTGATCCGGTGTTCTTTCAGGTATCGGAAGCGGTTGCGAGAGCCATCGCCGGCGATAAGTATGATGCGGTGAAAGCATCATCATCTTCTGTTCAAAAAGCAAAAACAGAATTGTTGTTGGATACAAAGAAAGCAACGGTTGTATTGCCTGCAAGCGATGTGATAGCCTTCTTGCCCGGCACCGATTTAAAAGATCAATACCTCGTGTTCAGTGCGCATTACGATCACTTGGGAATGCGCAACGGTGTTCTTTTTCCGGGTGCTGATGATGATGGGTCAGGGACTGTTGGTGTTTTGGAAATTGCCGAAGCTTTTGCAAAAGCAGCGAAAGAAGGCAAGGGCCCGCGCCGCTCAATTGTGTTTCTGTGGAACAGCGGCGAAGAAAAAGGATTGCTGGGAAGTGAATGGTACACCGATCATCCCGTTTATCCGCTTGACAAAACAACGGCCGATTTAAACATTGACATGATTGGAAGAAGTGATCCGGATCGCAAACCGGACACACTGAACTATGTGTACGTTGTGGGCGATGATAAACTGAGTTCTGATTTGAAGCCCATTTCGGAAAGCATCAACAACAAATACACGAAGCTGCAACTGGATTACAAGTACAACGATCCAAACGACAAAGAAAGAATCTACTTCCGCAGCGATCATTACAACTTTGCCCGTTACGGCGTGCCCATTATTTTTTATTATGACGGTATGTTGCGTCCCGATTATCACAAGCCAAGCGACACGCCTGACAAGATTAATTACGACCTGATGCAGAAACGTGCGCAGTTGGTTTTTTACACCGGCTGGGAAATGGCCAACCGCGATGCCATGCTGAAGCGGGACATACCGCTGAACGTGCCCACCGGTTTTTAATAAATCGAAACGCTTCAATTTTTTTGAAGCGTTTTTTTATGGCCCGACGTTAAACCTTTTAAAAGGGTTGCGTTCTATGGATGCGTAAGATGATTGAATTAACAAAAAAACTTCGTTATGAAAACTACAATGAAAGTATTGCTGCTAAGCGCAGCAACGGTATTTTTTACCTCGGTAAACGCACAAACAAAGCACCGTGAAATAAGGCACGACCTGCGTGAAATTCACCGCGACAACAAAGACATTCACCAGGACAAAAGAGACCGGCATCAGGATAGGAAAGATATCGCGGCCGATAAGAAAGACATTCATCAAGATGTAAAAGAATTAAAAGCCGATAAGAAAGCCGGCAACACCGCCGAACTCAAAGACGATAGAAAAGACATTCGTCAAGACAGAAAAGATTTGATCGCCGATAAAAAAGACATCCGGCAGGATACCCGGGACACTCGCCAGGACAAACGCGAACGCCGTCAAGACGCAAAGGACTTGAAAAAAGACCTACACTAAGAAAGCAGAACGACCCTAACAAACAAGGCTTCCAACGGAAGCCTTGTTTGTTTAGCAGGCAGCAAACAATTAGTGATTTCTGTCTTTCATCTGAACAACTGCTTATTTGTTTTGAAACCCTGCCCGCAGCAAGCAAGGAGCGGGGTTTGTTTTTTTGATTGTTTATCTTTGAGTCAACATGTCAAGCGCAGTTAAGATATTGCCTTATTACACGTACGAAGATTATGTGCAATGGGAAGGACGCTGGGAACTGATTGATGGAATACCGTATGCGATGAGCCCGGCACCTACACCAAAACATCAAATGATCGCCAATACGCTGGGTGCACTTTTTTATTTGGCGCTAAAGAATTGCAAGCACTGCAAAGCCTATCAGTTCGTTGATTTCAAAATTGCCGAACATACCATTGTTCAACCTGACATTTCCATCCTTTGCCGACCCACCACAAAGAAGTTTGTTGACTTTCCACCTTCATTGGTAGTGGAAATTCTTTCTACATCAACCGCGTTAAAAGACCGTCACGCAAAATCTACATTGTACCGGCAGCAGGATATTCCTTTTTATCTTATCGTTTCAACCGATACAGAAGAAACGGAAGTATATGTTTTGGAAAACGGCGAGTACGTTCTCAAACAAAAAGGCAAGGAGTTTCAATACAGCTTTCAATTTGAAGAAGGCTGCGAAGCAACTATTGACTTCGCCGAAATCTGGAAATAAAAAATGACCTCAACAGAGGTCATTTTTTATTTCCAGCAAATCTTCTTTCTCTACCATCCCAAGATCCACGCAAACACAAGCGGCGCTACAATCGTTGCATCGCTTTCAATGATGTATTTGGGTGTGTGAATATCCAGTTTGCCCCAGGTAATTTTTTCGTTCGGGTGCGCACCGGAATAAGAACCGTACGACGTCGTTGAATCGCTTATCTGGCAGAAATAACTCCAGAACGGAATCTCGTGCATCTCCAAATCCTGGTACATCATCGGCACCACACAAATGGGAAAATCACCGGCAATACCGCCGCCGATTTGAAAAAAGCCGATGCCTTTCCCGCCGCTGTTGTCCTTGTAATAATTGGCCAGCCACACCATGTATTCAATGCCACTCTTCATCGTACTGGCATTGATCTCTCCTTTGTACACATACGATGCAAAGATGTTTCCCATCGTGCTGTCTTCCCATCCGCCTACAACAATGGGTAAGTTTTTTTCCGCCGCCGCAATCATCCAACTGTGCTTCGGGT
Coding sequences within:
- a CDS encoding M28 family peptidase, which translates into the protein MKRVLTALFTSGVVCVFAQSGPKPDAYAKTISAADMKKHLYTLASPEMEGRETGTEGQRKAAAYIENYVKSLGLQPGNGSSYQMPYNLYQDSLISAALEVNGKAFELNKDFAASPGGPQSIYRLSEVTLIGTGATDSLKSADLAGKAVMIVGTISQNFFAQLNRKSPAVVLTVSANFPRTGTANNRGRQGIHAFKASVDPVFFQVSEAVARAIAGDKYDAVKASSSSVQKAKTELLLDTKKATVVLPASDVIAFLPGTDLKDQYLVFSAHYDHLGMRNGVLFPGADDDGSGTVGVLEIAEAFAKAAKEGKGPRRSIVFLWNSGEEKGLLGSEWYTDHPVYPLDKTTADLNIDMIGRSDPDRKPDTLNYVYVVGDDKLSSDLKPISESINNKYTKLQLDYKYNDPNDKERIYFRSDHYNFARYGVPIIFYYDGMLRPDYHKPSDTPDKINYDLMQKRAQLVFYTGWEMANRDAMLKRDIPLNVPTGF
- a CDS encoding glycerophosphodiester phosphodiesterase: MAKPKGLYVLLGALLTVVGAAAYVAYRTRSVPTPRRRWWRFHRPGARRLRGNACERMQGIYSIEKGTEIFGDTAVVKCSYTIEHRRKNFHLSFFCQKNGTYFVCEAKVRRGAVLLYGYWRKASSNGTGLVHLVMSKTAGATALLQGGTTQTMLLQGRFGNDNKRPHQPLLLRYKHALPPNDSFEIIGHRGAARNVDFLPVSENSLAMMKMAARLGATGVEIDVRMTKDGVPVIFHDSFLSVHTVKDKIYGGLIHNYTLRELKRMRLRKGGVMPTLDECLHTLLHKTPLQTVWLDIKKECNLEIVQQLQERYLQRATALGRKFFIYIGIPDNDVLKCFVQLKGYEEIPSLVEMNPEVVMNVNANVWAPQYTGGFQPENVAVMHSAGKKAFVWSLDSQFLIDLYMSEGGFDGLVTNAPSVAAHWYYVLASRFGFSGNETKAIAVQG
- a CDS encoding peptide-methionine (R)-S-oxide reductase encodes the protein MYNKEIIFHHNDPGVYCCTSCGNTLFEAAKKFDACCGFPSFWLHVEGGVKLRPLHTYGRSRTQLLCVRCGTHLGHLFQNKYTPNGLRYCVSKNAIVLER
- the rpiB gene encoding ribose 5-phosphate isomerase B, whose amino-acid sequence is MNYVFDLSRPVVVGSDHAGFEYKSMIIEMLQNKGLSVKDVGAYSKDSVDYPDFAHPVAAAVENGEAAFGVLICGSGNGVAITANKYPNVRAGLCWNNEVAGLIRQHNNANVICLPARFVSPPAAEEMVNIFLSTEFEGGRHGTRVAKIACA
- a CDS encoding Uma2 family endonuclease — protein: MSSAVKILPYYTYEDYVQWEGRWELIDGIPYAMSPAPTPKHQMIANTLGALFYLALKNCKHCKAYQFVDFKIAEHTIVQPDISILCRPTTKKFVDFPPSLVVEILSTSTALKDRHAKSTLYRQQDIPFYLIVSTDTEETEVYVLENGEYVLKQKGKEFQYSFQFEEGCEATIDFAEIWK